One window of the Benincasa hispida cultivar B227 chromosome 3, ASM972705v1, whole genome shotgun sequence genome contains the following:
- the LOC120073678 gene encoding uncharacterized protein LOC120073678, giving the protein MAGPSLKAVYLRDFKKYNPSTFNGSLKDPTNAELWLSTMEGIFFQYMRCPEEQKLLCATFVLIDNAKRWWRSAERMIEASEGQATWDQFKERFYEKYFSTHVRYNKQAEFMNLKQGTMKIEEYEEEFDKLSCFVPDLVSTKAKRVESVVDTKETEIALTSEPVVRDYPDMFSEELLGLPPPREIDFAIELEPGTIPISKAPYRMAQTELKELKVQLQELLDKEFLRPSISSWGTPVLLFREFLDTFVIVFIDDILVYSRIEAEHEEHLRKVLGTLRKNKLYEKFSKCEFWLRKVFFLGHVVSKDGVSVDPAKIEAVTNWPRPTTVSEVRCFLGLVGYYRRFVENFSSMATPLTQLTRNGASFVWIKACEESFQDLKWRLVSAPVLTVPDGSGNFVIYSDASKKSFGCVLMQ; this is encoded by the exons ATGGCAGGCCCTTCTTTAAAGGCCGTGTACCTACGAGACTTTAAGAAGTATAATCCCTCGACGTTTAATGGGTCCCTGAAAGACCCCACAAATGCAGAATTGTGGTTGTCCACTATGGAGGGGATTTTTTTTCAATACATGAGATGTCCAGAGGAGCAGAAGTTGCTTTGTGCCACTTTTGTTCTCATTGATAATGCCAAGCGCTGGTGGCGCTCAGCTGAGAGAATGATAGAAGCCAGTGAAGGCCAAGCCACGTGGGACCAGTTCAAGGAGCGGTTTTACGAAAAGTACTTCTCTACTCACGTGAGGTACAACAAGCAGGCTGAGTTCATGAATCTGAAGCAGGGGACCATGAAAATTGAGGAGTATGAGGAGGAATTTGACAAGTTATCTTGCTTCGTCCCTGATCTGGTGTCTACTAAAGCAAAGAGGGTTGAAAG CGTAGTTGACACAAAAGAAACCGAGATTGCTTTAACCTCTGAGCCAGTGGTGAGAGATTATCCCGATATGTTTTCGGAAGAACTTCTAGGGTTGCCTCCACCAAGGGAGATTGATTTTGCGATCGAACTGGAGCCGGGCACTATTCCCATATCTAAAGCTCCATATAGAATGGCTCAGACCGAATTGAAAGAACTGAAGGTCCAGTTGCAAGAACTGCTTGATAAAGAGTTCTTACGACCCAGTATTTCTTCGTGGGGCACACCAGTGTT GTTGTTCAGGGAATTCCTGGACACCTTTGTAATTGTTTTCATTGATGACATCTTAGTCTACTCAAGAATAGAGGCGGAACACGAGGAACATCTTCGAAAAGTCCTAGGAACACTGAGGAAAAACAAACTGTATGAAAAGTTTTCTAAGTGTGAGTTCTGGCTACGAAAGGTATTCTTTCTTGGGCACGTGGTGTCAAAGGATGGAGTTTCAGTGGATCCAGCTAAGATTGAGGCCGTTACCAATTGGCCCCGCCCTACAACGGTTAGCGAGGTGCGCTGTTTCCTGGGGTTGGTTGGGTACTATCGTAGGTTTGTGGAGAATTTCTCTAGCATGGCCACACCATTGACTCAACTAACCAGGAATGGAGCTTCGTTTGTTTGGATTAAAGCTTGTGAGGAAAGTTTTCAGGACCTTAAGTGGAGGTTGGTTTCAGCACCGGTCCTCACGGTTCCAGATGGCTCCGGGAATTTTGTGATCTACAGTGATGCTTCTAAGAAGAGTTTTGGTTGTGTGCTTATGCAATAA